Sequence from the Thermodesulforhabdaceae bacterium genome:
CATCCTGTGATGACGCACATCTTCGGTCTTTACCGGCTCGAAGGTTCCATATCCCACATGTAGAGTCACAAAATCAACAGTCACACCACGAGAGCGAAGCGCTTCAAGGATTTCCCCCGTAAAGTGAAAACCTGCTGTGGGGGCAGCAATCGCACCGGGGTATCGAGCATACACGGTTTGATAACGCTCTAAATCTTCGGGACCCGGAGTTTTGCTACGACGTATGTAAGGCGGAAGAGGCACCTCACCATAACGGTAAAGAAGATCCACAATGTTCCAATCTTCGGGAAGAAGCACTCGCACTTTTCCTTCCCCAGATACATCCATAACGGTAAGCACCGGTTTCTTATGGATGACGGACGATGATTCATGATCGATGGAATCAGAAGACGTGCCCTTTACTAGCTCAATTTTCATGCCCGGCTTAAAGGGTTTTGATGCTTTCACCAGGCATTCGTAGCCTTTTTCTTTTGCTGTTTCAGGATCAGCAAAAGGTTCTAACACGAGAAGTTCTACTCGCCCTCCTGTTTCTTTCCGCCCATACAGTCGAGCCGGCACCACTTTAGTGTCGTTCATAATCAGGACGTCACCTTCACGAAGGAAATTAACAACATGACGAAATACAGTATGCTCCATGGTTCCAGTGGATCTGTGAAGTACCAGAAGGCGAGATTCGTCGCGTCGAGGCGATGGTTCGAGGGCTATTAACTCTTCCGGGAGTTCATAATCGTAGTCTTCAAGGCGGTAAGAAAGCCTTTCGTCTTTTTGAATCATTTTACAGTTCCCAGCTTTTCCAGGCTATCCTGAACCGGAGTGTAACGGTCGCCCGAAATTTCTTGCTTTATACGACACACGGTGCAAACATCCTGATAAGAAATGGCTCCACAAAGGGTGCAGTTTTTCATGGGGAGTTCTTCAGGTTGAGGCGGCTTTTTATCGGCAAGATAGCCGAAGAGAAAGTCTCGCTTTGTGCCAGGCATTTTATCTTCAAGAAGCTGTAAAGCTTCAAGAAACATATGATTTGTTGCGCCCCTGGAAAAAGGGCATTTTTCTGCAAAGTAAGATATGCCCTTGATGTGGCAGTAAATGCGAATTTCTTCAGATTCCAGCCTGAACAAAGGCTTGATGCGAGCCGGCATCACTCCTTCAAGGTCAGGAAGAAAAGGATAGGTTTTTTCTAGGTAAATTTCCTTATGTCTGAGGATATTTCCAAGGAGGCGACTTGCTTCGTCATCAAGATTATGACCTGTAGCTATTACGGAAAAGCCTTCCATTAAAGCCAGACGATTAAGAAACTGCCGCTTTAAGATACCACAAACTGAACAAATAATTCTTCGAGTGCGCTTTTTTATTTCAGGAAGGCTATATCCCATAAGCTTTTTAAGTTCGAACACCGAAAGAGGTAATCCGCGGGATTGAGCGAATTGCTCGCTGGCTGTTCTGGATGCTTCGGAAAAACCGGGAATTCCCAGATCGATATGAATGCCATGAGTGGAATAACCGAGTTCTGTAAGTATTGACCATAGAGCCAGAGAATCCTTACCTCCAGATACAGCGACAAGAATAATTTTTCGAGGAGTTAAAGGGAATATCTTCATGGCTCTCTTCACAGCATTGCGGAAAAACACAATAAAGCAATCCTGACAGAAATTTGCATGGTGACCTGGAAGATGGACCACGGCTTTTTCGCGACAACGAGTGCACCTGGCGTGAGCTGGCAAACGCCCATAAGAAGCACGA
This genomic interval carries:
- the queA gene encoding tRNA preQ1(34) S-adenosylmethionine ribosyltransferase-isomerase QueA yields the protein MIQKDERLSYRLEDYDYELPEELIALEPSPRRDESRLLVLHRSTGTMEHTVFRHVVNFLREGDVLIMNDTKVVPARLYGRKETGGRVELLVLEPFADPETAKEKGYECLVKASKPFKPGMKIELVKGTSSDSIDHESSSVIHKKPVLTVMDVSGEGKVRVLLPEDWNIVDLLYRYGEVPLPPYIRRSKTPGPEDLERYQTVYARYPGAIAAPTAGFHFTGEILEALRSRGVTVDFVTLHVGYGTFEPVKTEDVRHHRMHKEWCEVSKKTAELIKEAKLGGRRVTAVGTTVVRTLEGIVAAHFDNMDAFPYRGFCDCYIVPGFQFRIVDAMITNFHLPKSSLILLVSAFAGRSLILTAYREAIARRYRFYSYGDAMLIL
- a CDS encoding ATP-binding protein, with translation MKLDRASYGRLPAHARCTRCREKAVVHLPGHHANFCQDCFIVFFRNAVKRAMKIFPLTPRKIILVAVSGGKDSLALWSILTELGYSTHGIHIDLGIPGFSEASRTASEQFAQSRGLPLSVFELKKLMGYSLPEIKKRTRRIICSVCGILKRQFLNRLALMEGFSVIATGHNLDDEASRLLGNILRHKEIYLEKTYPFLPDLEGVMPARIKPLFRLESEEIRIYCHIKGISYFAEKCPFSRGATNHMFLEALQLLEDKMPGTKRDFLFGYLADKKPPQPEELPMKNCTLCGAISYQDVCTVCRIKQEISGDRYTPVQDSLEKLGTVK